In Halalkalicoccus subterraneus, the DNA window TTCATCTCCGCGGTGTGGATCTCGAGGATCCGCGTTCTGCCCTCCTCGTCGGGTTCGGGCACCTCGATGAGCCGGTCGAACCGGCCGGGCCGGAGGATGGCGCGATCGAGCATGTCGAAGCGGTTCGTGGCGGCGATGATGCGGATCTCCCCGCGCTCGTCGAAGCCGTCCATTTCGCTGAGCAGCTGCATCATCGTGCGCTGGACCTCCGCGTCGCCCGACGT includes these proteins:
- a CDS encoding AAA family ATPase produces the protein TSGDAEVQRTMMQLLSEMDGFDERGEIRIIAATNRFDMLDRAILRPGRFDRLIEVPEPDEEGRTRILEIHTAEMNVAEGVDFEALSEDTAGFSGAELASLCTEAGMFAVRDDRTEVRTEDFEEALEKVSTDAENDTRYYVY